In Deinococcus reticulitermitis, a single genomic region encodes these proteins:
- a CDS encoding Bax inhibitor-1/YccA family protein, with translation MQNIAVTQQRTADVVRTFMARTYSWMGAGLALTAGVAYLTAQNEPFMMQVMALALPLMLVQLALVFVLSLFAHRLSSAVAGVLFIAYAALTGLTFSGLLFAYSPTAVITTFGITAGTFGLMSVAGFVIKRDLSAMGRFFLFALLGLLVAMIVNLFVQSGPLGLLISVIGVLLFAGLTAYDTQKLRNLALSGISGEGAERAAINGALALYLDFINMFLFMLRLFGGNFSRD, from the coding sequence ATGCAGAATATCGCCGTCACCCAACAGCGGACCGCCGATGTCGTCCGCACGTTTATGGCCCGTACCTACTCCTGGATGGGGGCCGGCCTCGCCCTGACCGCCGGGGTCGCCTACCTCACTGCCCAGAACGAGCCGTTCATGATGCAGGTGATGGCCCTGGCGCTGCCGCTGATGCTCGTGCAGCTCGCCCTGGTGTTTGTCCTGAGCCTTTTTGCCCACCGCCTGAGCAGCGCGGTGGCGGGCGTGCTCTTCATCGCCTACGCCGCCCTGACCGGGCTGACCTTCAGCGGTCTGCTGTTCGCGTACTCGCCCACCGCCGTGATCACCACCTTCGGCATCACCGCCGGCACCTTCGGATTGATGAGCGTGGCGGGCTTCGTGATCAAGCGTGACCTGAGCGCGATGGGGCGCTTCTTTCTCTTCGCGTTGCTCGGGCTGCTCGTCGCGATGATTGTGAACCTCTTCGTGCAGAGTGGGCCGCTCGGACTCCTGATCAGCGTGATCGGCGTGCTGCTTTTCGCCGGCCTGACCGCCTACGACACCCAGAAGCTACGCAACCTCGCCCTGAGCGGCATCAGTGGCGAAGGCGCTGAGCGCGCGGCGATCAACGGTGCCCTCGCGCTCTACCTCGACTTCATCAATATGTTCCTGTTCATGCTGCGTCTGTTTGGCGGCAACTTCTCACGCGACTGA
- a CDS encoding HAMP domain-containing sensor histidine kinase, which yields MDLHVATSETVSRAAFVSLARQTLRAQFTLLISFLAFLPNLVLTLGSAPTLGWSQTLWIGVVALVSALSGYVLSGALLRPLHRLELEVGQGTFAQGHTDDPREIRALRQAFSSLITRLSTEQSRRNAFMATLVHDLKTPLIATSHLTRALTEWPMPDAERREVGSQMQAETARLLTLVGQMADAHRFEREEVRLERRPTALGEVLGNVARRLEPQARARGLRLSVSGTGTAPVDPAALERAVGNLADNALRYATGEVRLRVTPGGVQVQDDGPGLSAELADLAQPFNAQPTTIAGQQYTAGSAGLGLFIARRISEAHGGELTYHRTPAALPTGSPPPGFNPPLPSASPPARTWTTFTITLPEVTA from the coding sequence GTGGACCTGCACGTGGCGACTTCCGAGACGGTGTCCAGGGCGGCGTTCGTTTCCCTGGCCCGTCAGACGCTGCGCGCACAGTTCACGCTGCTGATCTCGTTTCTGGCCTTCTTGCCCAACCTCGTCCTGACCCTGGGCAGCGCTCCCACCCTGGGCTGGAGCCAGACGCTCTGGATCGGCGTCGTCGCGCTTGTTTCCGCGCTGAGCGGCTACGTGCTCAGCGGCGCGCTGCTTCGGCCCCTGCACCGCCTTGAACTTGAAGTCGGGCAAGGCACCTTCGCGCAGGGGCACACCGATGACCCGCGCGAGATCCGGGCGCTGCGCCAGGCCTTCTCGAGCCTGATCACGCGCCTGAGCACCGAGCAGAGTCGGCGCAACGCCTTTATGGCGACGCTGGTTCATGACCTCAAGACGCCGCTGATCGCCACTTCGCATCTCACGCGGGCGCTGACTGAGTGGCCGATGCCCGACGCCGAGCGGCGTGAGGTCGGCTCTCAGATGCAGGCCGAGACGGCGCGGCTGCTTACCCTCGTGGGGCAGATGGCCGACGCCCACCGTTTCGAGCGCGAGGAGGTGCGGCTCGAACGCCGGCCCACCGCGCTCGGGGAGGTGCTGGGCAACGTCGCGCGCCGCCTGGAACCTCAGGCGCGGGCGCGCGGGCTGCGGCTGAGCGTCTCTGGCACCGGCACCGCTCCGGTGGACCCGGCGGCGCTCGAGCGCGCGGTGGGCAACCTCGCCGACAACGCGCTGCGCTACGCCACGGGCGAGGTCCGGCTGCGCGTGACGCCGGGTGGCGTGCAGGTGCAGGACGACGGTCCCGGCCTGAGCGCCGAGCTCGCGGACCTCGCCCAGCCGTTCAACGCCCAGCCCACCACCATTGCCGGACAGCAGTACACCGCCGGCAGCGCGGGCCTGGGGCTTTTCATCGCGCGGCGCATCAGCGAGGCGCACGGCGGTGAGCTGACCTACCACCGTACGCCGGCGGCCCTTCCTACCGGCTCTCCACCTCCCGGCTTCAATCCGCCTCTCCCTTCCGCTTCCCCCCCTGCCCGCACCTGGACCACGTTCACCATCACGCTTCCGGAGGTCACTGCATGA
- a CDS encoding response regulator transcription factor produces MRLVIADDHPLFRLGLKYALIQQGFDVVAEAADGPSALDACRTYQPDAALLDVKMPGMTGIEVCDRLRLTAPRVVSILITTFAEPAIVQAARAAGAKGYVSKETDPESLARQLRDIVAHPEIDRLPQVDVPRLTPRESDVLPLLAQGFSNKEIARNLGVSPDTVKDHLARLYAKLNAGDRTEAVSRARSIGLLG; encoded by the coding sequence ATGAGACTCGTTATCGCCGACGATCACCCCCTTTTTCGCCTGGGCCTGAAGTACGCCCTGATCCAGCAGGGTTTCGATGTGGTGGCCGAGGCCGCTGATGGCCCGAGCGCGCTCGACGCCTGCCGGACCTATCAGCCTGACGCGGCGCTGCTCGACGTGAAGATGCCGGGGATGACAGGCATTGAGGTCTGTGACCGGTTGCGCCTGACCGCGCCGCGTGTGGTGAGCATCCTGATTACCACCTTCGCCGAACCCGCCATCGTGCAGGCGGCCCGCGCCGCCGGGGCCAAGGGCTACGTGAGCAAGGAGACCGACCCCGAGAGCCTCGCGCGGCAGCTGCGCGACATCGTGGCGCACCCCGAGATCGACCGCCTGCCCCAGGTGGACGTGCCCCGGCTGACCCCGCGCGAGTCCGACGTGCTGCCACTGCTGGCCCAGGGCTTTTCCAATAAGGAGATCGCCCGTAACCTCGGCGTCAGCCCCGATACCGTCAAGGACCACCTCGCGCGGCTCTACGCCAAGCTCAACGCCGGCGACCGCACCGAGGCCGTCAGCCGCGCCCGGAGTATTGGCCTGCTGGGCTAG
- the dtd gene encoding D-aminoacyl-tRNA deacylase: MRAVLQRVSRASCTVEGRVTGETEAGLLVLLGVAPGDDAAKAEQLALKVGKLRIFGDEAGKMNRSVHDIGGGVLSISQFTLFADTRRGNRPSFIGAAPPEQARELYGVFNAALRAQGLPVGEGVFGAHMEIELVNDGPVTMTLEV, translated from the coding sequence ATGCGCGCGGTCTTGCAGCGGGTCAGCCGCGCGAGCTGCACGGTGGAGGGCCGCGTGACCGGCGAAACGGAAGCGGGGCTCCTTGTGCTGCTCGGGGTCGCGCCCGGCGACGACGCGGCGAAGGCTGAGCAGCTCGCCCTCAAGGTGGGCAAACTGCGAATCTTCGGAGACGAGGCGGGCAAGATGAACCGCTCGGTGCACGACATCGGCGGCGGGGTGCTCAGCATCAGTCAGTTCACGCTGTTTGCCGACACCCGCCGGGGCAACCGCCCGAGCTTCATCGGCGCGGCGCCGCCTGAGCAGGCGCGCGAACTGTACGGGGTCTTCAATGCCGCCCTGCGCGCCCAGGGCCTCCCGGTCGGGGAAGGCGTCTTCGGCGCACATATGGAAATCGAACTTGTCAACGATGGCCCGGTGACGATGACGCTGGAGGTCTGA
- a CDS encoding DUF1844 domain-containing protein — protein MPHPEFVGLVNSLQATAEAALGDLNAASASAARDGLLEQARARQTAERSLKLLTMLAEKTRGNLDFTEAELLSGAVTSLRARLDSAGTGH, from the coding sequence ATGCCGCACCCCGAATTCGTCGGACTCGTCAACTCCCTCCAGGCCACCGCCGAGGCCGCGCTGGGAGACCTCAACGCGGCCTCGGCGAGCGCGGCGCGTGACGGGCTTCTCGAACAAGCCCGCGCCCGCCAGACCGCCGAGCGCAGCCTGAAGCTACTGACCATGCTCGCCGAGAAGACGCGCGGCAACCTCGATTTCACCGAGGCTGAACTGCTGAGTGGCGCGGTCACCTCGCTGCGCGCCCGCCTGGACAGCGCAGGGACAGGGCATTAG
- a CDS encoding BON domain-containing protein produces MWPFGKSTADRVKEAIAAQPRLKDAGIQVSEQRGTVKLVGMVPTAAHVALARAIAEGISGVRSVEVSGLIAQQSTTPVKASAPQPAPGAPASAQAPSAEAPAARIQDIPATPVQMPDIVQQGAGDVEFDAEVEDHSRIAKAVHQAIRGNAELKDDPIDVLQSGKSVILRGVVDSDHEKRLAEKLAREVDGVSGVDAAGLRVAQGVKELVKDKDEDTGDTVYTVKAGDSLSAIAQKYYGDPMEYKKIAHYNNISNPDLIHPGQKIRIPG; encoded by the coding sequence ATGTGGCCTTTTGGAAAAAGCACGGCAGACCGCGTCAAAGAAGCGATCGCCGCCCAACCTCGCCTGAAGGACGCCGGAATTCAGGTCAGCGAGCAGCGCGGCACCGTCAAGCTGGTCGGCATGGTGCCCACGGCGGCCCACGTTGCGCTCGCCCGCGCCATCGCGGAAGGCATCAGCGGCGTGAGGAGCGTCGAGGTCAGCGGCCTGATTGCTCAGCAGAGCACCACGCCGGTGAAGGCATCGGCGCCCCAGCCGGCGCCCGGTGCCCCGGCCAGCGCGCAGGCCCCCAGCGCCGAGGCACCCGCCGCACGGATCCAGGACATCCCTGCCACCCCGGTTCAGATGCCCGATATCGTGCAGCAGGGAGCAGGGGACGTGGAGTTCGACGCCGAGGTCGAGGACCACAGCCGGATCGCCAAGGCAGTGCATCAGGCGATCCGGGGCAACGCCGAACTCAAAGACGACCCCATCGACGTGTTGCAAAGCGGCAAGAGCGTGATCCTGCGCGGCGTGGTGGACAGTGATCACGAAAAGCGCCTCGCCGAGAAGCTCGCCCGCGAGGTCGACGGCGTGAGCGGCGTGGACGCGGCGGGACTGCGGGTTGCCCAGGGCGTCAAAGAACTCGTCAAGGACAAGGACGAGGATACGGGTGACACGGTCTACACTGTCAAAGCCGGCGACTCGCTGAGCGCCATCGCGCAGAAGTATTACGGCGACCCGATGGAATATAAGAAAATCGCCCATTACAACAACATCAGCAACCCCGACCTGATTCACCCCGGCCAGAAGATCCGTATCCCTGGCTGA
- the mnhG gene encoding monovalent cation/H(+) antiporter subunit G, giving the protein MTDFDPWRDIPILIGAFFVLTAAIGVVRFPDLYSRLHASSKLVTLGSAGIFLGVALSFQDSAALTRLIAVLLFQFLTTPLTAYLIAQAAYLRGLPPVLSGGVDEWGALGQAEELAQADHEAVRAMTLEGEA; this is encoded by the coding sequence ATGACCGACTTCGATCCCTGGCGCGACATTCCGATCCTGATCGGGGCCTTTTTCGTGCTCACGGCGGCGATCGGGGTGGTGCGTTTTCCGGACCTGTACTCGCGGCTGCACGCGAGCTCCAAGCTCGTGACGCTCGGGTCGGCGGGCATCTTTCTGGGGGTCGCCCTCTCGTTCCAGGACTCGGCGGCGCTGACTCGCCTGATCGCCGTGCTGCTCTTTCAGTTCCTCACGACGCCGCTCACCGCCTATCTGATCGCGCAGGCGGCCTACTTGCGGGGACTGCCGCCGGTGCTCAGTGGCGGGGTAGACGAGTGGGGCGCCCTCGGTCAGGCCGAGGAACTCGCGCAGGCGGACCATGAGGCTGTGCGGGCGATGACGCTGGAGGGCGAGGCCTAG
- a CDS encoding monovalent cation/H+ antiporter complex subunit F — protein MIVNLALGIVTLSVLLVTYRVLRGPSWGDRIMAFDFLSVNLVVLFTLIAVRTRLLVVLDAALVLSLLGFLSTVALTRYLLIGRVLR, from the coding sequence GTGATCGTAAATCTTGCCCTGGGCATCGTCACCCTGTCGGTGCTGCTCGTGACCTACCGCGTGCTGCGCGGCCCCAGCTGGGGGGACCGCATCATGGCGTTCGACTTTCTGAGCGTGAACCTCGTCGTGCTGTTTACCCTGATCGCCGTGCGCACCCGGCTTCTCGTCGTGCTCGACGCAGCGCTCGTGCTCAGCCTGCTCGGCTTCCTGAGCACCGTGGCCCTGACCCGCTACCTCTTGATCGGGCGGGTGCTGAGGTGA
- a CDS encoding Na+/H+ antiporter subunit E: MRGLALNLLIAVVWSLFSGEVGTRELVTGFLIGFVILTLFPQALETGSYVARSQAVLGFLGFFLRELTLANIQIALLALRPRPPLSPVIVAVPLRVQGEFGQTLLAAAITLMPGTVAMGFSANRRVLYAHAVGLSSAGAARASIVKVEDRLLAFLPALPPRPVEVTS, encoded by the coding sequence ATGCGGGGGCTGGCGCTCAATCTCCTGATCGCGGTCGTCTGGTCGCTGTTCTCCGGTGAGGTCGGCACCCGGGAACTGGTGACCGGCTTTTTGATCGGCTTCGTGATCCTGACGCTTTTCCCGCAGGCGCTGGAGACCGGGTCCTATGTGGCGCGCAGCCAAGCCGTGCTCGGGTTCCTGGGGTTTTTTCTGCGCGAGCTGACCCTTGCCAACATTCAGATTGCCCTGCTGGCGCTGCGGCCCCGGCCACCGCTCTCGCCGGTGATCGTCGCGGTGCCGCTGCGCGTGCAGGGTGAGTTCGGCCAGACGCTGCTCGCCGCGGCCATTACCCTGATGCCGGGGACGGTCGCCATGGGGTTCAGCGCCAACCGGCGGGTGCTCTACGCCCACGCCGTCGGGCTGAGCAGCGCCGGGGCCGCCCGCGCCAGCATCGTGAAAGTCGAAGACCGGCTGCTGGCGTTCCTGCCGGCCCTGCCCCCCCGCCCCGTGGAGGTGACCTCGTGA